One window from the genome of Diceros bicornis minor isolate mBicDic1 chromosome 1, mDicBic1.mat.cur, whole genome shotgun sequence encodes:
- the PCDHB7 gene encoding protocadherin beta-7, which translates to MEARVERAVQKRQVLFLCVFLGVSWAGAEPLRYFVAEETERGTFLANLANDLGLGVGELSARGSRIGSDQHTRFLLLNPLTGDLLLNEKLDREELCGPTEPCVLPFQLLLEKPFQIFRAELWVRDINDHSPVFLDREILLKILESTTPGTAFLLESAQDTDVGTNNLRNYTISPNTYFHINVRDDGEENIYPELVLDRVLDREEVPELSLTLTALDGGSPPRSGTALVRILVLDINDNVPEFVQSLYKVQVPENSPVGSLVVAVSARDLDTGSNGEINYAFFYATERILQTFQINSTSGNLHLKAELNYEAVQTYTLTIQAQDGGGLSGKCTVVVHVTDINDNPPELLMSSLTSPIAENSPETVVAVFRIRDRDSGNNAKMVCSIQDDLPFVLKPSVENYYTLVTESPLDRESRAEYNITIAVTDMGSPRLKTEHSITVLVSDVNDNAPAFTQTSYTLRVRENNSPALHIGSVSATDADAGANAQVTYSLLPPHDPRLPLASLVSINADNGHLFALRSLDYEALQAFEFGVGATDRGSPARSSQALVRVLVLDDNDNSPFVLYPLQNGSAPCTELVPRAAEAGYLVSKVVAVDGDSGQNAWLSYQLLKATEPGLFGVWAHNGEVRTARPPSERDAPKHRLLVLVKDNGEPPRSASVTLHVLLVDGFSQPYLPRPEAAAEQAQADPLTVYLVIALAAVSSLFLFSVLAFIAVRLCGRSRAASLGRCSVPEGHFPGHLVDVTGTGTLSQSHQYEVCLRGGSGTSEFKFLKPIIPNLQSLSTGREVEENPSFGNDLGF; encoded by the coding sequence ATGGAGGCCAGAGTGGAGCGTGCTGTGCAGAAAAGGCAAGTCctatttctttgtgtatttctGGGAGTGTCTTGGGCTGGCGCGGAACCGCTGCGGTATTTTGTGGCGGAGGAAACCGAGAGAGGCACCTTTCTGGCCAACCTAGCAAATGacctggggttgggggtgggggaactgTCAGCCCGGGGATCTAGAATCGGTTCAGATCAGCACACACGATTTTTACTACTCAATCCGCTTACTGGTGACTTACTTCTAAATGAGAAATTAGACCGAGAGGAACTGTGCGGCCCCACAGAGCCCTGTGTGCTGCCTTTCCAGTTGTTACTGGAAAAGCCTTTTCAGATTTTCCGTGCTGAACTGTGGGTCAGAGATATCAACGATCACTCTCCGGTATTTCTAGATAGAGAGATTCTCTTGAAAATATTAGAAAGTACCACTCCAGGGACGGCATTTCTCCTAGAAAGTGCACAGGATACAGATGTTGGAACCAACAACCTGAGAAACTACACCATCAGCCCCAATACCTATTTCCATATTAATGTCCGTGATGATGGGGAGGAGAATATCTATCCCGAATTGGTACTGGATCGAGTGCTGGACCGCGAAGAGGTGCCTGAGCTCAGTTTAACCCTCACGGCCTTGGATGGCGGCTCTCCGCCCAGATCCGGGACCGCCCTCGTACGAATCCTGGTTTTGGACATAAACGACAACGTCCCTGAATTTGTACAGTCGCTCTACAAGGTGCAGGTGCCCGAGAACAGCCCTGTTGGCTCCCTGGTTGTCGCCGTGTCAGCTAGAGATTTAGATACCGGAAGTAACGGGGAAATAAATTATGCATTTTTTTATGCCACTGAAAGAATCCTCCAAACGTTTCAAATCAATTCAACATCTGGCAATCTTCACCTTAAAGCTGAACTGAACTATGAGGCAGTGCAAACTTATACATTAACTATTCAGGCCCAAGATGGCGGAGGGCTTTCTGGAAAATGTACTGTGGTGGTTCACGTAACAGATATAAATGATAATCCACCGGAACTGCTCATGTCATCACTTACTAGCCCAATTGCAGAAAATTCACCCGAGACAGTAGTAGCTGTTTTTAGGATTAGAGACAGAGATTCAGGAAACAATGCAAAAATGGTGTGCTCCATTCAAGATGATCTCCCCTTTGTCCTGAAGCCATCTGTAGAGAATTACTACACGCTGGTAACAGAGAGCCCGCTGGACAGAGAGAGCAGAGCCGAGTACAATATCACCATCGCCGTCACCGACATGGGATCCCCCAGGCTGAAAACCGAGCACAGCATAACCGTGCTGGTCTCCGACGTCAATGACAACGCCCCCGCCTTCACTCAAACCTCCTACACCCTGCGGGTCCGCGAGAACAACAGCCCCGCCCTGCACATCGGCAGCGTCAGCGCCACAGACGCAGACGCGGGCGCCAACGCCCAGGTCACCTACTCGCTGCTGCCGCCCCACGACCCGCGCCTGCCCCTCGCCTCCCTCGTGTCCATCAACGCGGACAACGGGCACCTGTTCGCCCTGCGGTCCCTGGACTACGAGGCCCTGCAGGCCTTCGAGTTCGGCGTGGGCGCCACAGACCGAGGCTCGCCGGCGCGGAGCAGCCAGGCGCTGGTGCGCGTGCTGGTGCTGGACGACAACGACAACTCGCCCTTCGTGCTCTACCCGCTGCAGAACGGCTCGGCGCCCTGCACCGAGCTGGTGCCCAGGGCGGCCGAGGCGGGCTACCTGGTGAGCAAGGTGGTGGCGGTGGACGGCGACTCGGGCCAGAACGCCTGGCTGTCGTACCAGCTGCTCAAGGCCACGGAGCCCGGGCTGTTCGGCGTGTGGGCGCACAACGGCGAGGTGCGCACGGCCAGGCCGCCGAGCGAGCGCGACGCGCCCAAGCACAGGCTGCTGGTGCTGGTCAAGGACAACGGCGAGCCGCCGCGCTCGGCCAGCGTCACGCTGCACGTGCTGCTGGTGGACGGCTTCTCGCAGCCCTACCTGCCGCGGCCGGAGGCGGCGGCCGAGCAGGCGCAGGCCGACCCGCTCACCGTCTACTTGGTCATCGCCCTGGCCGCGGTGTCGTCGCTCTTCCTCTTCTCGGTGCTCGCGTTCATCGCGGTGCGGCTGTGCGGGAGGAGCAGGGCCGCCTCGCTGGGTCGCTGCTCGGTGCCTGAGGGCCACTTTCCGGGCCACCTGGTGGACGTCACCGGCACTGGGACCCTGTCCCAGAGCCACCAGTATGAGGTGTGTCTGAGGGGAGGTTCTGGGACCAGCGAGTTCAAGTTCCTGAAGCCGATCATCCCTAATCTGCAGTCCCTGAGCACTGGGAGGGAAGTGGAAGAAAATCCTTCATTTGGGAATGATTTGGGTTtctga